The DNA window GCATCATCACGCTGGGGCCTTCCTCGTGCTCGTCGACGCGGATGGTCATGTAGCGGATGACGTCTTCGTTGATGCGGGTCTGGCGCTCGAGCTCCTCGACGACCGTGCCCGGCCCGTCGATGTTGAGCATGACGAAATGCGCCTTGCGATTACGGTCGATCTTGTAGGCGAGCGACTTAAGACCCCAGGTCTCGGTCTTGGTGACCTTGCCGTTGTTCGCTTCGACGATTTCGGTCGCCGTGGCCGCCAGCGCGTCGACCTGGGCCTGCGAGAGGTCCTGACGCGCGAGGAACACATGCTCGTAGAGAGCCATGCCTTTTCCTTTCACTTTCCTGCCGATCGCTGGCTTGTCCGTCCGGATGACGGGGCCCCTCCGGCTTTCTTCGTTCCGCTCCAGTTGAAGCGAAGCGCGCCACATACCGATTTCGTCGGGGAATGCAAGCGCGGATGGCCGCTTGTCTCGCGCGCGCGGTTTCTTCATGACGCCGGTGATGACCCGCTCGCGTTTAACCCCCGCCGCCTGCCTCGCGTGCCTTGCCGCGGGCTGTTCGGCCGGTGACGTGATCGACACGGGCCGCACGCGGGCGACGATGTATTTCGCCGAGGCCGAAGTCGAACGCTGCGTCGAAATGGCGCGCGATCCAGGCGATGCGATCGCCAACGAACCGGTCGAGATCGGCTCGTTCACCTACGCGCACTATCCCGAAAGCGGCCTTGTCTGCCGATCCGACGACCTAGGCCGACCGGTTGCAGCGTTCCTGCCTGAATCGAACCGCACCGCAAGCCATCGCTGGGTCACGGAAACGGGCTTCGGCATCCTCGGCGAACGGCACACTTTCGGACCCTTCCCCGGCGAACGCCCGCAATCGTAAGCCCCAGTTGTAAGGAAGTCTGATGCCCACAGGTCTTGTCGCGCTCCTCGACGATGTTTCGGTGATCGCCCGCGCCGCCGCCGCCTCGGTCGATGACATCTCGGTCGCGGCGGGCAAGGCAGGGTCCAAGACCGCGGGCGTTGTGATCGACGATGCCGCCGTCACGCCGAGTTATGTCACCGGCCTGTCGCCATCGCGCGAATTGCCGATCATCTGGTCGATCACCAAGGGGAGCCTGTTCAACAAGCTCGTCCTGCTGCTGCCCGGCGCGATCCTGCTGTCCGAATTCCTGCCGGGCGCGATCATCTGGATATTGATGCTGGGCGGAGCCTTCCTGTCCTATGAGGGCGCCGAAAAGGTGATGGAGAAACTGGGCGGAGCCAAGCATGGCAAGACGGTCGAGGACGAGATTCGAGACCCCGCCGAATTCGAGAAGAAGCGCGTCGCCGGCGCGATCCGCACCGACCTCATCCTCTCGGCCGAGATCATGGCGATCACGCTGAACGAGCTCGACCTGCCGAGCTGGTGGGAGCGTGCGCTCGCGCTCGCGCTGGTCGGCGTCGCGGTGACGGTCGCGGTCTATGGCGCGGTCGCGGTGATCGTGAAGCTGGACGATATCGGCCTGCACCTCACCAAGCGGGACAACCCGGCATCGCAGCGCTTCGGCCGGTTCCTTGTCGATTCCGTGCCGAAGCTGCTTACGCTGCTTTCTGTGGTCGGTACGGTGGCGATGCTGTGGGTCGGAGGCGGCATCATCGTCCACGGGACACACGAAGTCGGTTTCGACGTGCTCTACGACTTCGCGCACGGGGTCGAATATGCGGTCAAGGGCGCGACCGGCGCGCTTTCGGGCGTTCTCGGCTGGGCGAGCTATGCCGCGGTCTCGGCGCTGATCGGGCTGGTGCTGGGCGCGGTCATCGCCTTCGTCCTGCACAAAGTGCTGGGTGTGGGCGCGGAGGAAGCGCACTAGGACAAATCCCATGACCGAGCCGATCCTCTGGACCTGCGCCCGTTCGCGCGGGCTTCGCGCCACCTGGGCCGCCGAGGAGGCGGGAGTGGACATCGACCTTCGCATCCTGCCGTTCCCGCCGCGCTACAGGGCGCCCGAGTTCCTCGAGGAGAACCCGCTCGGCACGGTGCCGCTGCTGATCGACGGCCCAGGGGATAAAGGTGCGCGCATGACCGAAAGCTGCGCCATCGCGCATTACCTTGCGACGCGCGAGGGCTACACCGACCTCGCGATTGCGCCGGGCGAGCGGGACTACGCCGAATACTGCGATTACACCTACCACGCCGATGCGACGATCACCTTCCCGCAGACGGTCTTCATGCGCTTTGCCATCTTCGAGAAGGACAAGGGGCTGGAGGAAGCGGGCCACGCCTATGCCAAGTGGTTCCACAAGCGGCTCGTCAAGGTCGAGCAGCGGCTGGAGGGGCGCGAATACCTGTGCGCCGACCGTTTCACCGTGGCCGATATCTGCGTCGGCTATGCGCTGATCCTCGCGCAGAGCGTCGGTCTCGACGAGGGTGTGCCGGACAGCCTCAAGGCCTACCGCGAACGCCTGACCGCGCGCCCTGCCTACAGGCGTGCTTTCGAGCGCGAGGAAGAGCAGCGCAAGGCGCTGGAGGCGAATGGCTAGGGCGACGGCTCCGTTCGTCAAGTGAGGCGTGGCCCGGTTAAGGCCGGAAGTGGGCTCTCATCCGTCCGCTCCGTCCGGCTCAGTGACCATCCGGACCGCGTGTCAAAGCGAATGACCTTGTCCTTAAGTGAGCCGCAAACGCTCGTCGCGACCTATGGCCACGCGTATTCCGCGTTGCGGTTCATAGACTTGAAAGCGTCCATCGGGCATTTTGACAGGATCGATAATCGTTAGCGGAGGCCAGGCCTGATGAGCGAAACGGGTTTCGGAAAAACCCCTTTCTCTTCAAGGATGGCTGCGAGAGATGATGTTTCTCCCGCCTCGCCTCCTTTTGTCGGCGGTTTCGCGCGGAATAGATCCCGGCCAAGGCCTCTCGCCCTTCTGTTTGCCTTGCTCGTCAGCGGTGGGCTGTTCGGCCTCATGCTTTTCGTGTCAGTCGGAAACGAGCGCGCGAGCCCGTTGCCAGAGACGCCGGTCTTGTTCAGCGCGAAACACATTTCAGCGCAGGACAGCGCAAGGCCGGAAGAGGAACCAGTTCAGCAAGAGGAAGTCTTCGCCGACAGTCCCGAGGAAGCTGCACCGGCCAGCCGCCCGCACACCCTTGCTCCTGCCCCCTCTCTCCCGGTCATGCCTCCACCTGCAATCGATTTGATCACTCTTGAGCGACCACAGGTCCAGATCAGCGACGAAGGGCTGAATACCATTATCGCGGAAAAGAGCGAGGGCAACGACCGGCTGGGTTCGCCAGGCCGCGGCGGCAAGGGAGGAGATGGTATCGCCGGGGACGGCAGCGGCGGCGCGGGCGAGGGCAAGGGAAGCGGCAGCCAGTTGATCGCCTCGTGGGCGCCCCAGATGGATTTCTCCCTGAATTATCGATATTATCCGCCACGGGCGCGGCGCGAAGGTGTCGAGGGTGTGGTCCTGCTCGAATGTTTCGTTTTGCGCCGCGACCGTGTGCGCGATTGTACGCTCGTCGCGGAGAAACCTGCCGGCTATGGATTCGGCAAGGCGGCGCTCAGGACCGAGCGCGGGATGCGGGTCCGTGTTCATAACCAGGCCGGGCGGCGGATCTATGACGAATGGGTCATGATCAAGACCTTCTTTCATCTGCCAGAGTAAGATTAGAGGGGGGCGAGAGCGCTGGCTTCGCCGGATGTCCGCGCAGCTTCATCATGCGCGAAGGCTTCTTCTCCCCATTCGCTGGCGGAAAGCCCTGTTTCAAGCGAACTTCCGCGAAATCCGTCATATGCGCGCTCACGCCGCCTGGTCCTCGCTGACGGGCCGCGCCGACAATTCTCGCCGCAGCAGCTTGCCGATTGGGTCGCGCGGCAGCTTGTCGACGAACTCGATGTAGCGCGGGCGCTTGTAGCCCGCGATTTTTCCCTTGAAGCGCGCCGTGATCTCTTCGCGCGTCAGCTCCATGCCGGGTTTCAGCACCACGAAAGCCTTTACCGCCTCGCCCCATTGCCTGTCGGGCACGCCGCAGCAGCCCGCATCGGCGACCTCGGGCATTTCGGCGAAGACCGCATCGACCTCGGCTGGATAGACGTTCTCGCCTCCGGTCTTGATCAGCTCCTTGGCCCGCCCCAGCAGGTAGCCGAGCCCGGCCGAGTCCATCGTGCCGAGATCGCCGGTGCGCAGCCAGCCGTGGCCGAGCGCCGCCTCGCTCGCTTCTTGGTTGCGCCAATAGCCGAGCATGACCGAAGGCCCGCGCAGGGCAATCTCGCCTTCCTCGCCCGGGGGAAGCTGGTTGCCGTCCGGATCGAGTATGGTCATCTCGACGTGCGGCATCGGCCAGCCGATCGAGCGCGGGTGGTCGAGCATGTCGGGATAGTCGATGAAGGTCGCAAAGCCGCACACCTCGGTCTGGCCGTAGCCGCCGACGACGCGCGCGTCCCAGTCCCTTTCGATGAATTCGTAGATCTGCGGGCGCCCCATCCCCGACCCGCCGGTGTAATTGGTGAGCGGCATGATCCCCTCGCGGATCGGTTGCATGGCCTGCCACGGGAAGGAAATCTGCGGGAAAGCGCTGGTCGTGGTGCAGCCTTCGCGGTGGAGGAGATCGAGGATCGCCGCGCTGTCGTCGTCGCGGCCCGCAAACACGCTTGTCCCTCCGCAGGCGAGCATGGCGGCGACCTGCTGCATGCCGACGACGTGGAACATGGGGTTGACCGAGAGCAGGCGTTCGGCGGGCGAGAAACCGCGGCGCACGCAAAAGCCCAAGGCAGAGGAGGCGACCGCGCTTCCCGCCTGCAGGCATCCCTTGGGCCGGCCGGTCGTGCCGCTC is part of the Erythrobacter litoralis genome and encodes:
- the rpsF gene encoding 30S ribosomal protein S6 yields the protein MALYEHVFLARQDLSQAQVDALAATATEIVEANNGKVTKTETWGLKSLAYKIDRNRKAHFVMLNIDGPGTVVEELERQTRINEDVIRYMTIRVDEHEEGPSVMMRKNERDRKRRSDREDRD
- a CDS encoding glutathione S-transferase family protein, with the translated sequence MTEPILWTCARSRGLRATWAAEEAGVDIDLRILPFPPRYRAPEFLEENPLGTVPLLIDGPGDKGARMTESCAIAHYLATREGYTDLAIAPGERDYAEYCDYTYHADATITFPQTVFMRFAIFEKDKGLEEAGHAYAKWFHKRLVKVEQRLEGREYLCADRFTVADICVGYALILAQSVGLDEGVPDSLKAYRERLTARPAYRRAFEREEEQRKALEANG
- a CDS encoding energy transducer TonB; this encodes MSETGFGKTPFSSRMAARDDVSPASPPFVGGFARNRSRPRPLALLFALLVSGGLFGLMLFVSVGNERASPLPETPVLFSAKHISAQDSARPEEEPVQQEEVFADSPEEAAPASRPHTLAPAPSLPVMPPPAIDLITLERPQVQISDEGLNTIIAEKSEGNDRLGSPGRGGKGGDGIAGDGSGGAGEGKGSGSQLIASWAPQMDFSLNYRYYPPRARREGVEGVVLLECFVLRRDRVRDCTLVAEKPAGYGFGKAALRTERGMRVRVHNQAGRRIYDEWVMIKTFFHLPE
- a CDS encoding DUF808 domain-containing protein; protein product: MPTGLVALLDDVSVIARAAAASVDDISVAAGKAGSKTAGVVIDDAAVTPSYVTGLSPSRELPIIWSITKGSLFNKLVLLLPGAILLSEFLPGAIIWILMLGGAFLSYEGAEKVMEKLGGAKHGKTVEDEIRDPAEFEKKRVAGAIRTDLILSAEIMAITLNELDLPSWWERALALALVGVAVTVAVYGAVAVIVKLDDIGLHLTKRDNPASQRFGRFLVDSVPKLLTLLSVVGTVAMLWVGGGIIVHGTHEVGFDVLYDFAHGVEYAVKGATGALSGVLGWASYAAVSALIGLVLGAVIAFVLHKVLGVGAEEAH
- a CDS encoding class I adenylate-forming enzyme family protein is translated as MSHVPASHPRDLSMDTLLRACATRLAGREAAVDGSQRLTYGDLDARVEALARWLLAKGIVPGDRVALLLTDGAPFLTVLLACGRIGAIAVLLNWRLAPGEIAWIAGNAEPAMTFANPRFLALLAEAEAGEMIEVDEGHDPHGAFEEIVTRTYDPPAWPDLPPERPLYMMYTSGTTGRPKGCLQAGSAVASSALGFCVRRGFSPAERLLSVNPMFHVVGMQQVAAMLACGGTSVFAGRDDDSAAILDLLHREGCTTTSAFPQISFPWQAMQPIREGIMPLTNYTGGSGMGRPQIYEFIERDWDARVVGGYGQTEVCGFATFIDYPDMLDHPRSIGWPMPHVEMTILDPDGNQLPPGEEGEIALRGPSVMLGYWRNQEASEAALGHGWLRTGDLGTMDSAGLGYLLGRAKELIKTGGENVYPAEVDAVFAEMPEVADAGCCGVPDRQWGEAVKAFVVLKPGMELTREEITARFKGKIAGYKRPRYIEFVDKLPRDPIGKLLRRELSARPVSEDQAA